GATCTCAGAGAGCGGGGGTTCTATCTGTCGCCGGCGCGTGATGGATGGGTCGGATCGGATGCGACTGACGACGTCGATTTCGTGGTTTATCCGCGGGGAAACGGTCCGTGGGATGGTGTCACGGAGTACCGCGTCCGGGTGGTCGGTGAGCGCGAGTCGGTACCGGCGTCATCACTCACGGAGACGCTTGCAGTCGTTGACGAAGAGAGCGAAATCACCTACTTCTCGGTCGACACCCCCGACGTGACCGGTTCGACCGACCACGACCTTCCCGAGGACGTTCCCGGGATGTTGCTCGCTGATCGCGTCGTGCTGTGGGACGCCCCCACGGTGCTCTACGAACGCGCGTTCTACGGCCAACCACTGGATGCACGCGACATGTCGTCCGATTCAGAGCCGTCGATGTCGATCCAGTGTTCGCTCGTTGAGGCGGCCCATCTCGCCGATCGCGGTATCGTTCGGATCGATGCGGGATTAGATGGCATCGTCGATCGTGGGCGAGTCGTCGAGGGTGACCGGTTCGATCGCCGCTGGGCCGTCTACAGTACGCTTCGGGAGCAGGGCGTGGTTCCCAAAACCGGATACAAGTTCGGTGCCGACTTCCGAACGTACGCGAGCATTGAACACATCGACGAACTCGATCACTCCGAACAGCTCATCAGGGTGGTCTCTCGGAATCACGCCTTCTCACCGCGTGACCTCGCGCTCGACGGCCGGTTGGCTCACGGCGTCCGCAAACGAATGGTTTTTGCGCTGACCGACGCGACAGGCGCAATAGACTGGCGGTCGATCCGTCGACTCACACCATGAGCGAGCACGATCACGACTCCGAACGGGACACCGACGAACGAACGACCGAGATGGACTCCGGAACGGCTGAAGCAGACGATCTCACGCTTGACCCGTGGGGATCGGCAACCGTTGAAGACTACCAGCAACTCTTTTCGGAGTTCGGTATCGAATCGTTCGAGTCGGTGCTGCCCGACGTTTCCAGCCCTCATTATCTGATGCGACGGGGCGTCATCTTCGGCCACCGGGAGTACGATCGGGTGCTCGACGGGTTAGCGACGGGGGAGGCGGCCGTCCTGTCGGGATTCATGCCGACCGGTGAGCCACACATCGGTCACAAGCTCGTCTTCGATGAGATCATCTGGCACCAACGGCAGGGGGCCGACGCCTACGGATTGATCGCGGATCTCGAAGCTCATTCCGCTCGGGGACTCGACTGGGACGAGATCGATCAGCACGCCCGTGATTACTTGCTTTCACTGCTCGCGCTCGGATTCGATCCCGAGGAGGGGACGCTGTACCGCCAATCGGAGAACCGTGCCGTACAGGATCTCGCCTTCGAATTGGGGATCGAAACGAACGCCTCGGAGCTACAGGCGATTTATGGCTTCGATGGAGAGACCGACGTCTCTCACATGCAGAGCGTCGTCACCCAGATGGCGGACATCCTCTATCCCCAACTCGAGGAGCCGAAACCGACGGTGATCCCCGTGGGTCCCGATCAGGATCCACACGTTCGGCTCGCGCGCGATCTCGCGGCTCGGATGCGGTCGTTCAAGGTTACCAAGGCGTACGCGAGCTTCGAGGCCGATTCCGAGGAGCGTGAACTCATCGAGGCGGCCTACGAGGCGCTCGGTGGTGGGGATACGAAGGAGCCGATCCGGTGTGTGGAGGCCGCCGACTGGATCGCCGACCACCGCGACGCACCCGATCTCGAAGAAAGCCTCCGGGCGGCAGGCAAAGAACCGATTCGACCCCGCGTTCGGTTTCTCGATCGGAACGCCAGCGACGATGCGTTCACGGCGCTCATCAACGCGATTGACGGCGAAAAGCGTGTGTATGAGGGTCACATCGACGCGTTCGAGTACTCCCGCGAGGCGGCTACCGAGCTGGCCCGCGAGATCGAGATCGAACACGACGGCTACGGCTTCTATCCGCCCTCCTCGATCTACCACCGGTTTATGACCGGTTTGACCGGCGGCAAGATGTCATCCTCGGTTCCTGCGAGCCACATCAGCCTGCTCGACGATCCCGAAGACGGGTACGATAAAGTCAACGCCGCAACCACAGCAGGACGAGAAACCGCCGAACTCCACCGGAAACTCGGCGGCGAGGCCGATGAGTGTCCCGTATACGAGCTGTACGCCTACCTGCTCGCTGGTGACGACGACGATCTAGCCAAAACGGTGTATGATGAGTGTGTCAACGGCGAGCGCCTCTGTGGTGATTGTAAGGAACAAGCCGCACAGCTGATGAAAGCGTTCCTCGAAGACCACCAAGAGAAACGCGAGGAAGCCGAGGAACTGCTCGAATCGCTGGACGTAGCGGTAGACGTGTAGGTGTCGACGAACGGGTGATGCAATCCCAACTACATATTTGCATCGTTATGATGGATCGGAGCGACGCTGACGGTCGGTTTAGAGTGGTATGTCGCCGTTGCGCTCGCGTTCGGCGGTCACTCGAACGGATTCATAAGCTGAGACGAACGCTCTGTGAGCCATCCTTTCGATAGTTGGCTGACTTGGGTGAGATGCCCAGACATGCACGACCAAACGATACGGAACCGAATCGTGGAAAAAACGCTCTTGGACGGCCTCATCATCGGTAGCAACAAGACTACCATCGACAGCGCTGTCGACAAATACCTGCCCTCACACGAGCAGGACGGGGCAAGACCCTCATCAACGAGATGCTCAAAAACGCGTCCTCCCCGATCGAAGGCTACGGCGGGGGCGGACGCAATAACATCCGCCTCGTGAGCGTCGAACGAGCGGTTGGATACTTGAAGGATAATGACGGAAACATCCCCTTCGGGTATAACTGACTAAGGCCGCGCGGTTCTTACTTTTTTATTCGTATCTCCCTCACGAGTAGCGGTAACGCATTCGTGGGGTAACACAACAAGGTTAAACGTTCGTCGGTGAGATACCCGTATACACGTATGAGCACTGCAACAGAGATCGTCATTGGTACCGTCGGTGGCTCCGCATTGGCCGCGCTCGCAATCATCGCGGTCGTTGCCGTGTGAGTGGGATGTTCACCGCTCGTGATCTCTCCGAACCGCTCACGACCGTCCGAGACGAGCATGCGCCAGAGGCGCTCGTCGTCGACACGACCGACTTTCAGACGCTGCCCTCCACGCAAGCCGAGGAACTCGGCCTTCTCGTCGACGCGCTCGACCCGGTCGCTCATCCCGACGACTGGTTGCCTTCGGACTGTCCCGAGCAGCTCCGCGCGTACGTTGGCCCTGACTTCACGATCGGTCTCCCCGGCGACGGCGGCGTGACGTGGACCACACAGACGACGCCGCCCACGGTGTTCGTCAAAAACCGGATGGAGGGATCACCAGATTCGTTCGTGGACTTTCTCATCGCGGAGGCGTTGGTGCAGGCCGGGCTCGGCGTTCCCGAGCAGTTCACCGGGTTTTTCCGCTCGGAGTATTCCACGTTAGACACCGTAACGCCGCTCTCACCGGCCGACACGTATCAGCTGGCGACTGCCCTGTACGCGGCGTACCTCGGACTCCACACCCGACCGATCTTTGAAGCGTGGGCGGAGACCATCCCGGCACTTCACGCCGCGTGGCGCGATGCTGGTGAGCGGCTCACCCCTCGGCTATCCGGGCTGACATCGGAGGTCGCAACGGGCGAAACCAGCTTCGCTGCGGCCGCAGAGCTCGCTTGCAACGCATTGAAACACGGGTGTGATCTCCCGACGCCGTTCGGTGCGCTCGATACGGCAGCTTACCGGGAAAGCGGTCCCGAATACGCCATCGTGTGGGCTAGAAAGACCTTCGAGGAGCTTCCTGACTGATCCACATCAGGACCTCGTTTCCCCTTCGTTCCTCGTTGGTGAGTGCTGCACGCTTCCTGAAAAGTTAATAGTGCCCCGGCTGGGTACGATATTATGGATTATCGCCTCGCCATCGAGAACGCACCTGAGACCGTTCCAGCCGGAACCTGTCTCATGCTTCTCCACACCAGTACCGGAGAGACCGATCGACTCGACACTGATTTCTTCAAAACCGACACCGATCACCTGTTCATCCTTTCGACGCGAACGACCGCGCGCGAGGTCAAACAGAAACTCGATCATTACGACGTCGATGCGTCGAAAGCCGTCATCCTCGATACCCTGTCGATCGAACGGGGCTACTCCCGGCGGTCGAGCAGCAACGTTCGGTACGTTCCTTCTCCGGAAGATCTCGACGGCATGATCGACGCCATTCGGACGTTCTTCGAAACCCACGATGGGAAACTGCGCATCAGCATCGACTCCGTCACCGAGATGGCGTACTACGCCGACGAGGAGCGCACCCGCGAAGCAGTCGAGCAGATCGTGGATCTCATCGACACCCACGACGCTGTCGGTCTCTTCCACGTCGCCCGCGCGGTCCACTCCCAAGACGTACTTGATGGGTACAGAGAGCTGTTCGATGGAATCATCGATCTCCACGGTGACGGCACCGTGAGCTGCGAGTTCTAAAACCACTTTTTTCCGCTCGGGTGAGCTTCGCTCACCCTCGCGCAAAAAACGTGGGGAAAAAAGGCCGCGAGCTTCGCTGGCGGTGCTGCGTCTTGCCCGCTCCGCCGCCGCACAGCTCCGCTTCCGCGAGTGCATCGCTTGCGACGGTGATCTCTCGGTGCTGTGTGGTCTGATCGACGGACAGAAGATCTAAGTTAATGACATACTGGTAATACCTACTGTTGATGTCTTAATATCGTCCTAAGAGTATCTACTGTTGAAAAGAATATTATATTATAAAACTGTTCTATTGATGGGTTGGGTGAAGATGTACTGAATAGAGGGTGGGTGTCTGGCGCGGTGGCTCATTTGAATCGTTCAATCACATCGTTTAATATCTATTTGCATGAATATAGAATTCTGAAATATATTATCGTACGAACTCAACGTCCAAATGCTTATTTAATCAGTTTCAGAATAGCAGATAATGACATCTGAGGGAGTTATCGCATCAGACGCTACTAAGAATGATTTTCATGATCAACACCCTAATGGGTTTAGCGCGATCTCGGTAGCGATCGCTATTGAAGATCAAGATGAATTCAACGAAGCCTATTTTGAGATAATAAAAGATAAAATAGATAAGTACGGGATAAAATCTCCGACACCGATAATCAAAGATAAACTCATCAATAGATATGTGTCTCTATGGAAGCAAGAAAAAGCAAGGGAAGATATTGTACTGAATCTTCTATCCATAGATGCTTTAGACACGATCTACGTGACAGAAACATATTTTCAACCTTTCTGGGTGGAATTATATGGGGATGAGGATAATGAGTTTCGGAGGGTGATATCACATGACTTTGTTGAAAACATATTATTCCAATATTATGATATTATATCGATATGGAAATACTTTGAACGATACAGCAGTAGCGGTTCAGCATACACTAGGGTCCTTACGGACGACTTTTCGGGACGCGTATGTAGAGCATATGAAGAGGTTGGTGACTACTGTGACAGATTCGATGCGATACCATATGGTGACATGACTTATCCTGCCCTTTCGATGGCCGATTTGGTCACCGGATTGTTAAAACAAGAGGTCTATCCACTACGAAGAAAAGAAATTCAAGAATATATACAAGATGATACCCCTGCCTACGTGGAAACTGAAAGCGTTCGCCAAGACGACCTAGATAAAATTGTACCTTATAAGACGGATGATGTCCGAACTGATTTACTCAGACCAGACCCGACAGTTCATTTCTATACAGGGAATGGGCTATCTAAAGACAGGCTGAAAACGTTAGATCTGTTTGATTATGGGTGTCTATACGCCCAACAACACTCTGGATGTGTAAAGCTATTTGACGAATCGAATGATCGCAACCATTTATCAGGTGATGATTTGATTATTTGTCTTGACAACTCATCAGACTCGTTTGCTGATTATGAAGAATTGAACTCTAAGTATTCAGCGCAAGTTCTTGATCGAACAGAGGCTTTAGAATACTTATCCAGTGAGGTTCCTCCTGAATTAGTTCTGTAAACAGCGTAACAACTACAAAGAACATTAGTACAGGGTCTCCGGCGGGAGACCCAAGGAATTAGCCTTTTCTCAAAGACTCTGTCGTCAAGTATGGGTTTACCTGCATAAAAATTTTGTGTTTAAGCCACCCAGCTACTATCGACCAAGTAGGTCAGACATCAATCTTGTTAGTCAGCGAGGATTCCGACAAGACCAGTTGTCAGTGCGACACGATATTATTCATTTCATCAGTACCTTTATGTGTGATGGCGGAGGCAACGATAAACGAGAACGCCGGTGTGCGCCGCGGGGCGTGTGCGTTCGTCTTGAACGCGCCGGGTGTCCATACCACCCGACGCTGGGTTCTCACGACAGAGAAACCCATGATTGGGAACGCAACAGAGACATGTAACGGTGTCGAATCGTATCAGAAAAACAAACAGCGCCAGCGCTGTCGGAACTGTGGGCGGCCGGTTCAGTCGCGGTACGCGCATCGGATGGGGTGTCCACTGCTGGAGGGCCGCCGATGACGTTACCGGTGTTTCAGTTCTGGGATCGGCTGGGCGAGTCGGTGAACCTCTCAACAGTGGAGGATCGAGGGACAATCTCGAAAGCGGAATTGTACCACATCGTGGACGTGGGGCAAGGCGTCTGGTGCAGACCGTGTCGGAGTACGGGCTGTGCGCACGCCACGCAGATCGAGGGGATACTAGCGACGGCCGGACTTGGCCGGTCACGGACGGAGTACGACGACTTGCCCGGGATTGCGAACGTCACGCGCTACGACGCGGCAAAGGAGTTGGTCGTCACCGGGTGGTTCGAGAACGGCGGTCGGGTGCGCTACCACGAGCAGCGTGATGGCACCGTTGCCCAGTCGGTGTACACACCCGAAAGCGATCGAGAGCCAGCCGAGGTAACCGAACAACCCGAGGCGAAGAGTGCCCCAGCCGCGTTGGTCACGGCGCTGGCGGAATACTGTCACTATCGCCAGCGTGGGGATCTCGATGGACTACGGGCCTGTTACCCCGACGTAGCACGCGTCGTTGGCGAGCCGCCCGTCGTCCACGCCGACGACTGAGAACACAAAGGCGACGGAGCGGTGCGTTGCGGAGGCGGGGCGGGCAGGTCACTCTCCGCGAGCGAAGCTCGCGGCTTTTTTTAGTCCAGGTTTTTTGCGCGAGGGTGAGCTTCGCTCACCCGAGCGTAAAAAAAGTGGGGGTTCAGCAAACAGGCTTAGGGTTCACACCCATCGATTCGAGTTGATCGGTGTACTCCTCGTAGGCGGTTTGGATCGCGCCCGAGGCAGCTTCACGCGCCTGCTCCCGCTCCTCGTCGGTCTCACAGTACGCCTCCACGAGTGTGCTCGCCCGGTCGAGTTGTTCTTCGAGATCCGATTTCAGTTCTCGGAACGTCCCCGCAGTCTGGGGATCGGCTTGCCCGACGAAAAACGCGGTCACCTGCTCTTTGGATTTCTCCGCAGCGATCGTCCGCCCGACGAAGGCACCGATCCGTTCGACCGTCTCCTCTCGATCGCGGAGATACGACTGGATCGCCGGAACGGTCTCTTCGGGAGCGTGATCGTCGTCGGGGCTGTCGAGCAGTCCGGCGACCGTCTCATAATGATCTTGCTCTTCGCTCGCGCTCTCGGCGAACGTCTCGGCGGCCGTTCCGCTTTCCTCGTCGCCCCACGACGCGAACGTCTCCATCGCAGCGTGTTCGGCCGTCGCAACCGCCCGGAGCACCGCCTCCGGTTCGAGTTCGCCCTCGGTGTCGGCGTACAACGCCTTCGAGGAACCCAGCCGCGACAGCGCGGTTTTGTTTCGATCTCGGACAGTCTCGATAAACTCCGAACCTGTCATACGTCTCTCTACTTGGGCGGGTTGCTTGTACCCTCTGGCACAGCGGTGTTCGACCAACGTCGTCGGAAGTCAGTCTTTTGATGGCGGCCGTCGTTTTTCACTCCGACATGAACCGTCCGCTCAGTGCCGTCGCCGGTGGAGTTGCCGGCACGGCCATCTTGTCGTTGCTGATGATCTTGACCGAGGTGCAGACACGGAGCCAGATCCGGATCTTCGACGTGATCGCCCGGTTCGTCGGACTGCCTGGACACGTCGTCATCGGATTCGTGCTGTTTGTGGCTGCTGGCGTGTTCGCGTGGCCCCTGTTGTTCGTCGCGCTGGAGCCGTACATCCCAGGCGGTCCCGATCCCGCTCAACGGGGGATCGTGCTCGCGGTCGCGCTCTGGATCGTGTTCGTCATCACCGGCCGCGGATCGATCGGCTGGCCGCTCGTGATCGTGTACGCCGGACTGACCCTGATAGCGCATCTCGCATACGGGTTCACCCTCGGCGCGGTGTACACCTATTTCCGGGACTCCACGTAGTGTATCCGACAGCACACCGTTCCGTGTCGTTCGGTGCCCAATCCACTACCGTCCCTGTGATGTATAATAACACGAAAAATCAACAATAACACCGATACCACCCACCTATTTCTATCGTGGAGACGTATCCTCCGCCACTGATTTCACCACATATGTTACCGACAGTTCCTTTCTCGGGCCTCGTACTCGTCGGTGGACTGCTACTTGCTGTCGCTGTGGCGTTCACCCTTCGGAACGGGTGGCCGCCGACGCTTGCACTCCCGGACGGAGGGCATTTTGTCGGTGGTGAGGCAGCCGAACAGATGGAGACCGAGAAGCCCAGCGGGCTATTCCGGTGGTTCACCACGGTCGATCACAAGGACATCGGAATCTTGTACATCGTGTTTGCGACGGCGACTGCCCTCTGGGGTGGGACTGACGCGATGATGATCCGAACGGAGCTGTTGACGCCGACGGCTGGACCGTGGGATCCGGTAACGTACAATGCCCTGTTTACCACTCACGGATTGACGATGCTGCTGTTTTTCGTTACACCGGCCTTTTTCGGTATCGGGAACTACTTCCTCCCGCTGTTGCTCGGGGCCGACGATATGGCCTATCCCCGGATCAACGCGATCGCGTTCTGGGTCCTGCCGCCGGCGTATCTGCTCGTCCGCGCGGGACTCATCACTGAGGTGATAGCGAAAGCGTTCGCAGCCATTAACATCCAACTCACGTCGTTGTTCGCCCTGACACCACCGGCAACGGGCTGGACGATGTACACGCCGCTGACAGCGGAGATGGTGAATCCACAGATCGATCTGATGTTGCTTGGATTGCATCTGAGCGGCATCGCCACCACCCTCGGAGCGATCAATTTCCTCGTCACGATCTTCACCGGTCGCGCGGAAGACGTCACCTGGGCCAGACTCGACATCTTCTCGTGGACGATGCTCACGACCAGCGGTCTCGTCCTGTTCGCGTTTCCGCTGTTGGGCAGCGCGTTGATCATGCTGCTGTTGGATCGGAACTTCGGGACGACGTTTTTCGCTGTCGACGGCGGTGGGCCGTTACTGTGGCAACACCTGTTTTGGTTCTTCGGCCATCCTGAGGTGTACATCCTCGTGTTACCGGCGTTCGGACTGGTGAGTCTCATCCTCCCGAAGTTCTCGGGCCGGAAGCTGTTCGGTTTCAAGTTTATCGTCTACTCGACGCTGGCTATCGGCGTGCTTTCCTTTGGTGTGTGGGCACACCACATGTTCACGACAGGGATCGACCCTCGTGTCCGACTGAGTTTCATGGCGGTGTCGTTGGCGATCGCCATTCCGAGCGCCGTGAAAACGTTCAACTGGATGACGACGATGTGGGACGGCCACGTCCGACTCACCGCGCCGATGTTGTTCTGTGTCGCCGGTGTTGGGATGTTCATCATCGGCGGCGTGACTGGGGTGTTTCTCGCGTCGATCCCGGTCGATATGCTCGTTCACGACACCTACTACGTGGTCGGTCATTTCCACTTCATCGTGATGGGGATTATCACGTTCGCCGCCTTCTCTGCGAGCTACTACTGGTATCCCATCCTTACCGGCCGGATGTACGATACGCTGCTGGCGAAAGTCCACGCCTGGCTCAGTATCGTCGGGGTCATAGCCACGTTCGGGCCGATGCTCATCTTCGGGATGGATGGGTTGCCCCGTCGATACGCGACATATCCCTCGAAGTTCGTCGAACTTCAACAAGTCTCCTCTATCGGTGCGTTCATCCTGTTCACTGGCGTCATCTTTTGGCTGTACAACATGATCCAGTCCTATCGCATCGGTCCTGTCGTGTTGGACGCTGACGTCTGGAACCTCAAACCGATCGATCAGTTCACACCCGAATGGCAGTGGTTCGAGCAACGACTCGAAGAGCGCAGACAGAGGTTCCGAGAAGAGTAGTCACGACGATCGTCTCTCCGTCCGCTTTATTTTGCCAACAGTGACGTAAAACGGAATTGTTTCCGTTCGTCGATACGTTCCGTTTTGCATGTCATCGACGATCGACCGACCCATCTCTCGCCACGAGGACCGGAACGTGTCGTATTCGTCCGGACCCATGCCACCGGCGAGTAAGGTTTCGCGTTGTTGTGCGATCCGCGATCCGGTCGCTTTTCGCTTTGCGGCTTCGACCGCGCGTCGGTCGTACGGTGGTTCGATCGTTCGGACGTGGTCGTATCGTCGCGTGTGGATATCGGTCACTTCTCGGTCCGGTCGGCCGTGGCTCCGGAGGAGTTCGGGAACGGTTCCGAGCGTGACGTCGGTGTTCACCCCTTGGATGTAGTGCGTGCGTGCCCGGGTAGCCAGTTCGCGTTCGAGGGGGACCGTCGATTCGACGGTGACAGCGCTGTTGTCCGGTTCGATCGCGGCCACGAGGTCCGTCGAACACCGAACGAACTCGGCGATTGCGCGGCTCGGATCTGGAAGATTGATCAACAGCGCCTGACAGACCACGAGATCGGCGATTCCCGATTCGAACGGGAGATCGGTCGCATCAGCGCGCACCGTCGGAACGGTCGTCTCTTCGAGGAGCTGGCGGTCTCGGTCGACGCCGACGACCGTTCCATCCGTTTCCTCCGACAGCACTGCTGACAGCTCGCCCGTTCCACACCCCACATCGAGGATCAGCTCTCGGTCTTCGAGTTCGAGCGGAGCGAGCGCTGCTCGGGAGTGGTCCCACATGCCGCGTCTCGTCTCCTCAAGGTAGTCGGCGGAAAAGCGGCGCACGATCTTAGGTCCTGAGTTCTTTGACCCGGTCGATGTTCCATTCGAAACCCTTCCCGTTCTCGGTTGGGGTTTCGAGCACCAACGGCACGGAGCGAAGCTCCGGATGATTGACGATCGCCGTCATTCCCTCCACACCGATCCGTCCCTCGCCGATGTGGGCGTGTTCGTCCTTGTTCGTGCCACACCCGTGTTTCGAATCGTTGAGGTGGATACACCGCAGGTGTTCGAGTCCGATGACGTCATCGAACGTCGCGACGGTCTCGTTCACGCCGTCTTCGGTCGATAGGTCGTATCCCGCTGCGAACGCGTGGGCCGTATCCAGACAGACATCCAGATCCTGTTTCGAGCGGTCGAGAACGGTTGCGAGGTGTTCGAACTCTCCACCCAGCTTCGTTCCACTGCCTGCATCGCTCTCGATGAGCACCGTCACGTCGTCGGGAATGTTTAGCTCATCGAGCGCGCTCACAGCGTTGGTGAGTCCGTTTTCGACGCCAGCCCCAGTGTGAGCTCCCAGATGCACGTTCACGTACTCGATATCGAGCGTCTGTGCCGCATCGATCTCTCGCTGTAAACTGTCGATCGACTTCGCGCGGAGATCCGCTTTGGGCGTGCACAGATTCACGAGATACGAGGTGTGAATGACCCACGGTCCCGCGAGCTGTTCGGCGGTCCCGTTTTGGAACTGGGTCGCCTCTTCCGCTCCGATGTTCGGATCTTGCCACACCTGTGGCGAGTGAGTGAAGATCTGTCCGCAGTTACCGCCGACGTCGAGTTGGTTCGTTACCGCGTTGTCGACGCCGCCAGCGATAGAGACATGTGCTCCAATTCGTGCCATGTTCGTGCTTTCAGGCCGGTGAGGATAGGGCTTTGGAGTTCGGGAATCCTACGCGATGGGGTCCTCACCGGTACGGTTCCACGCTTTGGCACCGAACTTTTCGGTGGCAATCTCTTCGGCTCGTTCCAGCTCTTGGTCGGTCCACGTTCCCACTTCGGCGTCGGCCCACTTCTGGAGCGCGTCTTCGAGTGCTCGCACCGCCTCCCCTCGAGAGACGTCGCTGTGCTCGTCGATCGCAGTGATACGGTCCGTGATCCGATCGAGCGAAACGTCCGGATCGGTAAAACACGCGCGGGTGCGTTCGGGTGTCGCGTGATAGGTGAGCGATCCATGTTGGATCACGCTGTCACGTCGTCGGTACTGGGCGTTGCCACTGAGTTTACCACCCTCGTAGATGATGTCGTGTGCCGGATGGATATCCCTGAGATAACAGGCTGGCTCGTGGAGTGCATCGGCGCTTTCGTGAGCGAAATCGGCGGCTACACCCATCGCAGCGCAACCATCGAGCAGTGGTTGGCAGAGCCGCTCGTAGCTCGCCATCAGATCACCCGGAAGTTCAGCAGCCGGTGCGATGATCGAATAGGAAATGTCGCCGTGCTCGTCGTGGTAGATCGCTCCGCCACCGGTCGGTCGACGGGTGACCGTGATCCCTTCTCGTTCACAAAACGCCCAATCGATGTCTTC
The sequence above is drawn from the Halocatena salina genome and encodes:
- the endA gene encoding tRNA-intron lyase; amino-acid sequence: MHGSMEGDTVHVPSPAREKFYDSRGYGHPRGDALALSPVEAAHLLFRGDLEAVDGMGFRSFLATTDTLVRFLVYKDLRERGFYLSPARDGWVGSDATDDVDFVVYPRGNGPWDGVTEYRVRVVGERESVPASSLTETLAVVDEESEITYFSVDTPDVTGSTDHDLPEDVPGMLLADRVVLWDAPTVLYERAFYGQPLDARDMSSDSEPSMSIQCSLVEAAHLADRGIVRIDAGLDGIVDRGRVVEGDRFDRRWAVYSTLREQGVVPKTGYKFGADFRTYASIEHIDELDHSEQLIRVVSRNHAFSPRDLALDGRLAHGVRKRMVFALTDATGAIDWRSIRRLTP
- a CDS encoding tryptophan--tRNA ligase; translation: MSEHDHDSERDTDERTTEMDSGTAEADDLTLDPWGSATVEDYQQLFSEFGIESFESVLPDVSSPHYLMRRGVIFGHREYDRVLDGLATGEAAVLSGFMPTGEPHIGHKLVFDEIIWHQRQGADAYGLIADLEAHSARGLDWDEIDQHARDYLLSLLALGFDPEEGTLYRQSENRAVQDLAFELGIETNASELQAIYGFDGETDVSHMQSVVTQMADILYPQLEEPKPTVIPVGPDQDPHVRLARDLAARMRSFKVTKAYASFEADSEERELIEAAYEALGGGDTKEPIRCVEAADWIADHRDAPDLEESLRAAGKEPIRPRVRFLDRNASDDAFTALINAIDGEKRVYEGHIDAFEYSREAATELAREIEIEHDGYGFYPPSSIYHRFMTGLTGGKMSSSVPASHISLLDDPEDGYDKVNAATTAGRETAELHRKLGGEADECPVYELYAYLLAGDDDDLAKTVYDECVNGERLCGDCKEQAAQLMKAFLEDHQEKREEAEELLESLDVAVDV
- a CDS encoding DUF7089 family protein, with protein sequence MFTARDLSEPLTTVRDEHAPEALVVDTTDFQTLPSTQAEELGLLVDALDPVAHPDDWLPSDCPEQLRAYVGPDFTIGLPGDGGVTWTTQTTPPTVFVKNRMEGSPDSFVDFLIAEALVQAGLGVPEQFTGFFRSEYSTLDTVTPLSPADTYQLATALYAAYLGLHTRPIFEAWAETIPALHAAWRDAGERLTPRLSGLTSEVATGETSFAAAAELACNALKHGCDLPTPFGALDTAAYRESGPEYAIVWARKTFEELPD
- a CDS encoding DUF7090 family protein; amino-acid sequence: MDYRLAIENAPETVPAGTCLMLLHTSTGETDRLDTDFFKTDTDHLFILSTRTTAREVKQKLDHYDVDASKAVILDTLSIERGYSRRSSSNVRYVPSPEDLDGMIDAIRTFFETHDGKLRISIDSVTEMAYYADEERTREAVEQIVDLIDTHDAVGLFHVARAVHSQDVLDGYRELFDGIIDLHGDGTVSCEF
- a CDS encoding rubrerythrin family protein, encoding MTGSEFIETVRDRNKTALSRLGSSKALYADTEGELEPEAVLRAVATAEHAAMETFASWGDEESGTAAETFAESASEEQDHYETVAGLLDSPDDDHAPEETVPAIQSYLRDREETVERIGAFVGRTIAAEKSKEQVTAFFVGQADPQTAGTFRELKSDLEEQLDRASTLVEAYCETDEEREQAREAASGAIQTAYEEYTDQLESMGVNPKPVC
- a CDS encoding DUF6789 family protein codes for the protein MNRPLSAVAGGVAGTAILSLLMILTEVQTRSQIRIFDVIARFVGLPGHVVIGFVLFVAAGVFAWPLLFVALEPYIPGGPDPAQRGIVLAVALWIVFVITGRGSIGWPLVIVYAGLTLIAHLAYGFTLGAVYTYFRDST
- a CDS encoding cbb3-type cytochrome c oxidase subunit I; protein product: MLPTVPFSGLVLVGGLLLAVAVAFTLRNGWPPTLALPDGGHFVGGEAAEQMETEKPSGLFRWFTTVDHKDIGILYIVFATATALWGGTDAMMIRTELLTPTAGPWDPVTYNALFTTHGLTMLLFFVTPAFFGIGNYFLPLLLGADDMAYPRINAIAFWVLPPAYLLVRAGLITEVIAKAFAAINIQLTSLFALTPPATGWTMYTPLTAEMVNPQIDLMLLGLHLSGIATTLGAINFLVTIFTGRAEDVTWARLDIFSWTMLTTSGLVLFAFPLLGSALIMLLLDRNFGTTFFAVDGGGPLLWQHLFWFFGHPEVYILVLPAFGLVSLILPKFSGRKLFGFKFIVYSTLAIGVLSFGVWAHHMFTTGIDPRVRLSFMAVSLAIAIPSAVKTFNWMTTMWDGHVRLTAPMLFCVAGVGMFIIGGVTGVFLASIPVDMLVHDTYYVVGHFHFIVMGIITFAAFSASYYWYPILTGRMYDTLLAKVHAWLSIVGVIATFGPMLIFGMDGLPRRYATYPSKFVELQQVSSIGAFILFTGVIFWLYNMIQSYRIGPVVLDADVWNLKPIDQFTPEWQWFEQRLEERRQRFREE
- a CDS encoding class I SAM-dependent methyltransferase; this translates as MRRFSADYLEETRRGMWDHSRAALAPLELEDRELILDVGCGTGELSAVLSEETDGTVVGVDRDRQLLEETTVPTVRADATDLPFESGIADLVVCQALLINLPDPSRAIAEFVRCSTDLVAAIEPDNSAVTVESTVPLERELATRARTHYIQGVNTDVTLGTVPELLRSHGRPDREVTDIHTRRYDHVRTIEPPYDRRAVEAAKRKATGSRIAQQRETLLAGGMGPDEYDTFRSSWREMGRSIVDDMQNGTYRRTETIPFYVTVGKIKRTERRSS
- a CDS encoding deoxyribonuclease IV, which encodes MARIGAHVSIAGGVDNAVTNQLDVGGNCGQIFTHSPQVWQDPNIGAEEATQFQNGTAEQLAGPWVIHTSYLVNLCTPKADLRAKSIDSLQREIDAAQTLDIEYVNVHLGAHTGAGVENGLTNAVSALDELNIPDDVTVLIESDAGSGTKLGGEFEHLATVLDRSKQDLDVCLDTAHAFAAGYDLSTEDGVNETVATFDDVIGLEHLRCIHLNDSKHGCGTNKDEHAHIGEGRIGVEGMTAIVNHPELRSVPLVLETPTENGKGFEWNIDRVKELRT